A region of Streptomyces sp. NBC_01788 DNA encodes the following proteins:
- a CDS encoding anti-sigma factor antagonist, whose translation MQQEPAPSFTRHLRVHRDRGHTVLEFRGEIDIVAEAQIAPHIDRATAPPGARVVIDLSRVDFFDCSGLRLLYRARGRVLDHGGELHLVCTHPLTLRILRVTGLSRLLPPQPTLEAALEQHGAASGSV comes from the coding sequence GTGCAGCAGGAACCTGCGCCGTCGTTCACCCGGCATCTGCGTGTCCACCGGGACCGAGGGCACACGGTGCTCGAGTTCCGGGGCGAGATAGACATCGTCGCCGAGGCGCAGATCGCCCCCCACATCGACCGGGCAACCGCACCGCCCGGGGCCCGGGTCGTGATCGACCTGAGCCGGGTGGACTTCTTCGACTGCTCGGGGCTGCGCCTGCTCTACCGGGCCCGCGGCAGGGTCCTCGACCACGGCGGGGAGCTGCACCTCGTGTGCACGCACCCGCTGACCCTCCGCATCCTGAGGGTGACCGGCCTGTCCCGGCTGCTGCCCCCGCAGCCGACGCTGGAGGCGGCCCTGGAACAGCACGGGGCCGCGTCCGGCTCGGTGTGA
- a CDS encoding DUF4230 domain-containing protein, giving the protein MTTAPERVTRRMPGWAKAVSAVVVVLALLFAGVALAVLPGIKDLFGTETHDRSGPALLKSIQDLSRYDAASGNFQVVVDLEKDTKYLPDAIRGTRTLYVGAGTVDAYVDLGGLGDQDVTVDGDRTTATLRLPHARLGRPALDSDHSYAVSKQRGLLDRLGDLFSDNPNSEQAVQRLAVEHIADAAKDSGLTARAETNTTGMLEGLLKSLGFKEVHITYSP; this is encoded by the coding sequence ATGACGACTGCCCCCGAGCGAGTCACCCGGCGCATGCCCGGCTGGGCGAAGGCGGTGAGTGCCGTCGTGGTGGTACTGGCGCTGCTGTTCGCCGGTGTCGCGCTGGCCGTGCTGCCCGGCATCAAGGACCTGTTCGGCACCGAGACGCACGACCGCTCGGGCCCCGCGCTGCTGAAGTCGATCCAGGACCTGAGCCGCTACGACGCCGCCTCCGGCAACTTCCAGGTCGTCGTGGACCTGGAGAAGGACACCAAGTACCTGCCCGACGCGATCCGCGGCACCCGCACCCTCTACGTCGGGGCCGGCACCGTGGACGCCTACGTGGACCTCGGCGGGCTCGGTGACCAGGACGTGACGGTCGACGGCGACCGCACCACCGCCACCCTGCGGCTGCCGCACGCGCGGCTCGGCCGCCCGGCCCTGGACTCGGACCACTCCTACGCCGTCTCCAAGCAGCGCGGTCTGCTCGACCGGCTCGGCGACCTGTTCTCCGACAACCCGAACAGCGAACAGGCCGTACAGCGCCTCGCGGTCGAGCACATCGCCGACGCGGCCAAGGACAGCGGCCTGACGGCCCGCGCCGAGACCAACACCACCGGCATGCTCGAAGGCCTCCTCAAGTCCCTCGGCTTCAAGGAGGTCCACATCACGTACAGCCCCTGA
- a CDS encoding DUF6980 family protein — protein MLIDYSAECQSYGLIIHDGGTSSITIDFCPWCGRHLAKSRRE, from the coding sequence GTGCTGATCGACTACAGCGCCGAGTGCCAGAGTTACGGGCTGATCATCCATGACGGCGGCACATCGAGTATCACCATCGACTTCTGTCCCTGGTGCGGACGGCATCTTGCGAAGTCGCGGCGGGAGTGA
- a CDS encoding VanZ family protein, with the protein MSRVAFNPRTVFRPRGARGRAKADGRPGGGVRRPAPWPLRLLAMLCAFAFMVAFAVVLAKLTLEPSPASASIAHSNLRPGSSLRAYLEGAQTREAVKQLGGNVLLGVPFGVLVPVVAPGARKVLPVLLLTATVMLLVEFAQGALITGRAFDIDDVILNTSGALLGWLLLGRRMGRAVHARRPRE; encoded by the coding sequence ATGAGCCGGGTGGCGTTCAATCCGCGTACGGTTTTCCGCCCGCGCGGGGCAAGGGGCCGGGCCAAAGCCGACGGGCGGCCGGGCGGCGGCGTCCGCCGGCCCGCGCCCTGGCCGCTGCGGTTGCTGGCGATGCTGTGCGCCTTCGCCTTCATGGTGGCGTTCGCGGTCGTCCTGGCGAAGCTGACGCTGGAGCCGTCGCCCGCGTCGGCGTCCATCGCGCACAGCAATCTACGCCCGGGAAGCTCGCTCCGGGCCTATCTGGAGGGGGCGCAGACACGGGAGGCGGTCAAGCAGCTCGGCGGGAACGTGCTGCTCGGGGTGCCGTTCGGCGTGCTGGTACCGGTCGTGGCGCCGGGGGCGCGCAAAGTCCTGCCGGTGCTGCTGCTCACCGCGACGGTGATGCTGCTCGTGGAGTTCGCGCAGGGCGCGCTGATCACCGGGCGGGCCTTCGACATCGACGACGTCATCCTCAACACCTCGGGCGCGCTGCTGGGTTGGTTACTCCTGGGCCGGCGCATGGGCCGGGCCGTGCACGCGCGCAGGCCGCGTGAGTGA
- a CDS encoding LysE family transporter — protein sequence MSAALVAGLLAGYGIAVPVGAVAAHLVTLTARSPLRTGVCAALGVATADGLYALLATLGGSALAAALRPVIVPLRWASALLLATLAVRGAAGALRRYREHRTATRTAPPPPSPARAYLALLGLTLLNPATLLYFAALVLGTHATAPSDRAVFVLAAFAASTSWQLLLAGGGTLLGRALTGPRGQLATALVSSGVIMLLAARMAAGPG from the coding sequence GTGAGCGCCGCGCTCGTCGCGGGCCTCCTCGCGGGCTACGGCATCGCCGTGCCCGTCGGAGCCGTCGCGGCCCACCTCGTCACCCTGACCGCCCGTTCGCCCCTGCGGACCGGTGTGTGCGCCGCGCTCGGCGTGGCGACGGCCGACGGGCTCTACGCCCTGCTCGCCACCCTCGGCGGCTCGGCCCTGGCCGCCGCGCTGCGACCGGTGATCGTGCCGCTGCGCTGGGCCTCGGCCCTGCTCCTCGCCACGCTGGCCGTCCGGGGCGCGGCCGGCGCGCTGCGCCGGTACCGAGAGCACCGGACGGCCACCCGGACGGCCCCACCGCCACCGAGCCCGGCCCGCGCGTACCTCGCCCTGCTCGGCCTGACCCTGCTCAACCCCGCCACGCTGCTCTACTTCGCGGCGCTGGTCCTCGGCACGCACGCCACTGCACCGTCCGATCGGGCGGTGTTCGTCCTGGCGGCCTTCGCCGCCTCCACGAGCTGGCAACTACTGCTCGCGGGCGGCGGCACGCTGCTCGGCCGCGCCCTGACGGGTCCCCGAGGACAACTGGCGACGGCTCTGGTGTCCAGCGGCGTGATCATGCTGCTGGCGGCACGGATGGCGGCAGGGCCGGGGTGA
- a CDS encoding DUF4235 domain-containing protein, which produces MAKKKLKLPLAYQPVGFLLGWAGGALAGLAFRATWKAIRHEDEAPEPLDENRRWGEILLAAAVQGAIFAVVRGAVDRAGATAVERSIGVWPAKVRNDHD; this is translated from the coding sequence ATGGCCAAGAAGAAGCTCAAGCTCCCGCTCGCATACCAGCCCGTCGGCTTCTTGCTGGGCTGGGCCGGCGGCGCGCTGGCGGGCCTGGCCTTCCGCGCGACGTGGAAGGCCATCCGCCACGAGGACGAGGCGCCCGAGCCGCTCGACGAGAACCGCCGCTGGGGGGAGATCCTGCTCGCCGCGGCCGTACAGGGCGCCATCTTCGCCGTCGTGCGCGGCGCCGTCGACCGGGCGGGCGCCACCGCCGTCGAACGCTCGATCGGCGTCTGGCCCGCCAAGGTCAGGAACGACCACGACTGA
- a CDS encoding flavoprotein, with product MSEQAQKPSGAPPAKHAGTAPGKPFLYVVVCAAGIAEGVSKLITAAQERGWEVGVIATPVAMGGFFDTAAVEAQTRRPIRSAWRTPGDPRPFPPPDAVAVAPATFNTLNKWAAGIADTLALATLCETYGLGVPVAVLPCVSDTLAAHPAYRDSLVRLRGMGVRFGEPFSGEPAPDGGRPEFGWERVLDLLDTPVARTPAGRPGP from the coding sequence GTGAGCGAACAGGCCCAGAAGCCCTCCGGGGCGCCGCCCGCGAAGCACGCCGGGACGGCGCCCGGGAAACCCTTCCTCTACGTCGTCGTCTGCGCCGCCGGCATCGCCGAGGGCGTCAGCAAGCTGATCACCGCCGCGCAGGAGCGGGGCTGGGAGGTCGGTGTCATCGCGACCCCGGTCGCCATGGGCGGCTTCTTCGACACCGCCGCCGTCGAGGCGCAGACCCGCCGTCCCATACGGTCTGCCTGGCGCACGCCGGGCGACCCGCGCCCGTTCCCGCCGCCGGACGCCGTGGCCGTGGCGCCCGCCACCTTCAACACCCTCAACAAGTGGGCCGCCGGGATCGCCGACACCCTCGCCCTGGCCACCCTGTGCGAGACGTACGGCCTGGGCGTCCCGGTCGCGGTCCTGCCGTGCGTCTCCGACACCCTCGCCGCCCACCCCGCCTACCGGGACAGCCTCGTCCGCCTGCGCGGGATGGGGGTCCGCTTCGGTGAGCCGTTCTCCGGCGAGCCGGCGCCGGACGGCGGCCGCCCCGAGTTCGGCTGGGAACGGGTACTGGACCTGCTGGACACGCCCGTGGCGCGGACGCCCGCCGGCCGTCCCGGCCCGTGA
- a CDS encoding nitroreductase family deazaflavin-dependent oxidoreductase, whose protein sequence is MALEGVYEPSPAQWVREQVELYESSGGTEGTTLWDTGLPVILLTTVGARSGRIRKTPLMRVEHEGRYAVVASQGGAPKHPFWYFNLKADPRVELQDGPVKQVMTAREATGAEKAQWWERAVAAFPPYAEYQEKTAREIPVFVLEPAAAN, encoded by the coding sequence ATGGCTCTTGAGGGTGTGTACGAGCCCAGCCCGGCCCAGTGGGTGCGGGAGCAGGTGGAGCTGTACGAGAGCTCGGGCGGTACCGAGGGGACCACGCTGTGGGACACGGGGCTGCCCGTGATCCTGCTGACCACCGTGGGCGCTCGCAGCGGCAGGATCCGCAAGACACCGTTGATGCGCGTGGAGCACGAGGGACGGTACGCCGTGGTGGCCTCCCAAGGTGGTGCGCCCAAGCACCCGTTCTGGTACTTCAACCTCAAGGCCGATCCCCGCGTCGAGCTCCAGGACGGTCCGGTCAAGCAGGTCATGACGGCCCGCGAGGCCACCGGCGCGGAGAAGGCGCAGTGGTGGGAGCGGGCGGTGGCCGCGTTCCCGCCGTACGCGGAGTACCAGGAGAAGACCGCCCGGGAGATCCCGGTCTTCGTGCTGGAACCGGCCGCCGCGAACTGA
- a CDS encoding VOC family protein, translating into MPLVNAGVVVLDCAEPEKLAVFYKELLQARETDVTANLVQIRAADGLRLAFRRDAGATPPSWPRPENSLQIHLDFLVDDLDAAERRVVELGGRPLEAKDAPGPYEERGCSDPAGHTFTLRRVPEVGPKQG; encoded by the coding sequence ATGCCACTGGTGAACGCGGGCGTCGTGGTGCTCGACTGCGCCGAGCCCGAGAAACTCGCCGTGTTCTACAAGGAGTTGCTCCAGGCGCGGGAGACGGACGTGACCGCGAACCTGGTGCAGATCAGGGCCGCCGACGGACTCCGGCTCGCCTTCCGCCGTGACGCGGGCGCGACACCGCCGAGCTGGCCGCGCCCGGAGAACTCGCTCCAGATCCACCTGGACTTCCTGGTGGACGACCTGGACGCGGCTGAACGCCGGGTCGTCGAACTCGGCGGCCGCCCGCTCGAAGCCAAGGACGCCCCCGGCCCGTACGAGGAGCGCGGCTGCTCCGACCCGGCCGGCCACACCTTCACGCTCCGCCGCGTCCCCGAGGTCGGCCCCAAGCAGGGCTGA
- a CDS encoding glutathione S-transferase family protein → MSDGGEGNSAYGHKAFKRSRSHFADRITADGRDGRPVEAGRYRLVVSRACPWASRALVSRRLLGLEDALSLAVVDPIQDDRSWRFTLDAGGRDPVLGIRFLSEAYDRRETGYPGGVSVPAVVDVPSGELVTNDYQQITLDLATEWSELHRPGAPDLYPRARRDEIDTVMAEVYEDVNNGVYRAGFATNQEEYEAACVGVFRRLELLESRLAGQRYLVGDTITEADIRLFTTLVRFDAVYHGHFKCNRWKLAENPVLWAYARDLYQTPGFGDTVDFDHIKRHYYQVHSGINPTGIVPLGPDLSGWLSPHHREEFGGRPFGDGTPPGPVPPGEEVPPQGRP, encoded by the coding sequence ATGAGCGACGGGGGCGAGGGCAACAGCGCCTACGGGCACAAGGCCTTCAAACGGTCCAGGAGCCACTTCGCGGACCGGATCACCGCCGACGGGCGGGACGGCCGGCCGGTGGAGGCCGGACGGTACCGGCTGGTGGTCAGCCGTGCCTGCCCGTGGGCGAGCAGGGCACTGGTCTCACGGCGGCTGCTGGGTCTTGAGGACGCCCTGTCCCTGGCCGTCGTGGATCCGATCCAGGACGACCGGAGCTGGCGTTTCACGCTGGACGCCGGCGGCCGGGATCCCGTGCTCGGTATCCGCTTCCTCAGCGAGGCCTACGACCGGCGGGAGACCGGCTACCCGGGCGGGGTGAGCGTGCCCGCGGTGGTCGACGTGCCCAGCGGCGAGCTGGTCACGAACGACTACCAGCAGATCACGCTCGACCTCGCCACCGAGTGGAGCGAGCTGCACCGGCCCGGCGCTCCGGATCTGTATCCGCGGGCACGGCGCGACGAGATCGACACGGTGATGGCGGAGGTCTACGAGGACGTCAACAACGGCGTGTACCGGGCGGGCTTCGCCACGAACCAGGAGGAGTACGAGGCGGCCTGCGTGGGTGTGTTCCGGCGGCTGGAGCTGCTGGAGTCCCGTCTGGCCGGGCAGCGTTACCTCGTGGGCGACACGATCACCGAGGCGGATATCCGGCTGTTCACCACGCTGGTCCGGTTCGACGCCGTCTACCACGGCCACTTCAAGTGCAACCGCTGGAAGCTCGCCGAGAACCCGGTGCTGTGGGCGTACGCCCGGGACCTTTACCAGACGCCCGGCTTCGGGGACACGGTCGACTTCGACCACATCAAGCGGCACTACTACCAGGTGCACTCGGGCATCAACCCGACCGGGATCGTGCCCCTCGGCCCCGACCTGTCCGGATGGCTGAGTCCGCACCACCGCGAGGAGTTCGGCGGGCGCCCCTTCGGCGACGGGACCCCGCCGGGTCCCGTACCGCCCGGTGAGGAGGTCCCGCCGCAGGGACGGCCCTGA
- a CDS encoding ribose-phosphate diphosphokinase, whose product MRDIAVFSGSAHPDLAAEVCAHLGVPLSPARVSRFANDCLEVQLRANCRERDVFLIQPLVKPVQEHLVELLLMCDAARGASAGRITVVMPHYSYARSDKKDAPRISLGGRLVADLLVAAGASRVLTMTLHAPQVHGFFSVPVDHLHALRELAEHFRQYDLSRTTVVSPDLGNAKEAAAFARMIGARVAAGAKQRYADDRVTISSVIGDVAGRDVIVLDDEIAKGSTVLELLDRLRELGPRSIRVACTHGLFAAGALKRLTEQSDVLEIVCTNTVPVPSEGEEYRDHKDKLRILSIAPALAEAVRRIHNGESVSALFDAPPGE is encoded by the coding sequence GTGCGAGACATCGCGGTGTTCAGCGGCAGTGCCCACCCCGACCTGGCGGCGGAGGTGTGCGCGCATCTGGGCGTACCCCTCAGCCCGGCGCGGGTCAGCCGGTTCGCCAACGACTGCCTGGAGGTGCAGCTCCGTGCGAACTGTCGGGAGCGGGACGTCTTCCTCATCCAGCCGCTGGTCAAGCCGGTACAGGAGCACCTCGTCGAGTTGCTCCTGATGTGCGACGCCGCCCGCGGCGCGTCCGCCGGGCGGATCACCGTCGTGATGCCGCACTACTCCTACGCCCGCTCCGACAAGAAGGACGCCCCGCGCATCTCGCTGGGCGGTCGGCTGGTGGCCGACCTGCTGGTAGCGGCGGGCGCGAGCCGGGTCCTGACGATGACGCTGCACGCCCCGCAGGTGCACGGCTTCTTCTCGGTGCCCGTCGACCACCTGCACGCGCTGCGTGAACTCGCCGAGCACTTCCGGCAGTACGACCTGTCCCGCACCACCGTGGTCTCCCCGGACCTGGGCAACGCCAAGGAGGCGGCCGCGTTCGCCCGGATGATCGGGGCCCGGGTGGCCGCCGGGGCCAAGCAGCGCTACGCCGACGACCGGGTGACCATCAGCTCCGTCATCGGCGACGTGGCCGGGCGGGACGTCATCGTGCTGGACGACGAGATCGCCAAGGGCAGTACGGTGCTCGAACTGCTCGATCGGTTGCGCGAGTTGGGACCCCGCTCGATCCGCGTCGCCTGCACCCACGGCCTGTTCGCGGCGGGCGCCCTCAAACGGCTGACCGAGCAGAGCGACGTCCTGGAGATCGTGTGCACCAACACCGTGCCGGTGCCGTCGGAGGGCGAGGAGTACCGGGACCACAAGGACAAGCTGCGGATCCTCTCCATCGCCCCGGCCCTCGCCGAGGCCGTGCGCCGCATCCACAACGGCGAGTCGGTGAGCGCCCTGTTCGACGCGCCGCCCGGCGAGTAG
- a CDS encoding cytochrome P450, with protein sequence MTDTTDLTELSDPVSFPQDRSCPYHPPTGYDPLRTERPLARIRLYDGRPAWLVTGHAVARDLLVDPRLSTDRTRTGFPATTPRFAAVRDRKPALLGVDDPKHRTQRRMMIPSFTLRRATELRPRIQEIVDELLDAMIAQGPPADLVRSFALPVPSMVICALLGVPYADHEFFEDQSRRLLRGPAAEDTQDARDRLAAYLEDLIDEKRRRPGDGLLDELVQQRLNEGELDREELTALAMILLVAGHETTANMISLGTYTLLLHPERLTELRADPALLPAAVEELMRMLSIADGLLRQATEDIEIAGTTIRAGDGVVFSTSVINRDEDVYPAPDTLDFHRSTRHHVAFGFGIHQCLGQNLARTELEIALRTLLERLPTLRLAAPPEEIPFKPGDTIQGMLELPVSW encoded by the coding sequence ATGACAGACACGACAGACCTGACCGAGCTGTCAGATCCCGTCTCCTTCCCCCAGGACCGGAGCTGCCCCTACCACCCGCCCACCGGGTACGACCCGCTGCGCACCGAACGGCCGCTCGCCCGCATCCGGCTCTACGACGGCCGCCCCGCCTGGCTCGTCACCGGCCACGCCGTCGCCCGTGACCTGCTGGTCGACCCCCGCCTGTCCACGGACCGCACCCGCACGGGCTTCCCGGCCACAACTCCCCGCTTCGCCGCGGTCCGCGACCGCAAGCCGGCGCTCCTCGGCGTCGACGACCCCAAGCACCGCACCCAGCGGCGGATGATGATCCCGAGCTTCACCCTCAGGCGCGCCACCGAGCTCAGGCCGCGCATCCAGGAGATCGTCGACGAACTGCTGGACGCGATGATCGCCCAGGGACCCCCGGCCGACCTGGTGCGTTCCTTCGCGCTGCCGGTGCCGTCCATGGTGATCTGCGCCCTGCTCGGCGTGCCCTACGCCGACCACGAGTTCTTCGAGGACCAGTCCAGGCGGCTGCTGCGCGGACCGGCGGCCGAGGACACGCAGGACGCCCGGGACCGGCTCGCCGCGTACCTGGAGGACCTGATCGACGAGAAGCGGCGCCGGCCCGGTGACGGCCTGCTGGACGAACTCGTCCAGCAGCGCCTGAACGAGGGCGAGCTCGACCGCGAGGAACTGACCGCGCTGGCGATGATCCTGCTGGTCGCGGGCCACGAGACCACCGCCAACATGATCTCCCTGGGCACCTACACGCTCCTGCTGCACCCCGAACGGCTGACCGAGCTGCGCGCCGACCCCGCGCTGCTGCCGGCCGCCGTCGAGGAACTGATGCGGATGCTGTCCATCGCGGACGGACTGCTGCGGCAGGCCACCGAGGACATCGAGATCGCCGGGACCACCATCAGGGCCGGGGACGGCGTGGTCTTCTCCACCTCCGTCATCAACCGCGACGAGGACGTCTACCCGGCCCCCGACACCCTCGACTTCCACCGCTCGACCCGCCACCACGTCGCCTTCGGTTTCGGAATCCACCAGTGCCTCGGCCAGAACCTCGCCCGCACCGAACTGGAGATCGCCCTGCGCACGCTCCTCGAACGGCTGCCCACGCTCCGGCTCGCCGCCCCACCGGAGGAAATCCCCTTCAAACCCGGCGACACCATCCAGGGGATGCTGGAACTCCCCGTCAGCTGGTAA
- a CDS encoding NADP-dependent oxidoreductase, which produces METNGSGTMRAISQDVLGGPEVLREVELERPVPRANEVLVRVRAAGLNPTDWKHRAGGLFLGQPPFVLGWDVSGVVEATGVGASLFRPGDEVFGMLSYPFGHGSHAEYVTAPARVFAPKPTGIDHIQAGALPLVSLTAWQALVERADLRAGQRVLVHAAAGGVGHVAVQIAKARGAYVFGTAGAGKQDFLRGIGVDEPVDYHSTDFTEAARDVDVVLDPIGGETSLRSLRVLRPGGIVVSIVPVGSDDLYREAGRLGVRAVRMLVDADHHGMRRIARLVDEGGLRATIAGTFPLAEAARAHEAGETGRTTGKLVLLMD; this is translated from the coding sequence ATGGAGACGAACGGCTCGGGGACGATGCGCGCGATCAGTCAGGACGTGCTCGGCGGTCCCGAGGTGCTGCGGGAAGTCGAACTGGAGCGGCCCGTGCCCAGGGCCAACGAGGTGCTGGTGCGGGTGCGGGCCGCCGGGCTGAACCCCACGGACTGGAAACACCGGGCCGGCGGCCTCTTCTTGGGACAGCCGCCGTTCGTACTGGGCTGGGACGTCTCCGGGGTGGTCGAGGCAACGGGCGTCGGCGCCTCCCTCTTCCGGCCCGGAGACGAGGTCTTCGGCATGCTCTCGTACCCGTTCGGCCACGGCTCGCACGCCGAGTACGTGACCGCCCCGGCCCGGGTCTTCGCGCCGAAGCCGACCGGGATCGACCACATCCAGGCGGGCGCGCTGCCGCTGGTGTCGCTGACCGCGTGGCAGGCGCTGGTGGAGCGGGCGGATCTCCGGGCGGGGCAGCGGGTGCTGGTCCACGCGGCGGCCGGCGGAGTCGGCCATGTGGCCGTGCAGATCGCCAAGGCGCGCGGCGCGTACGTCTTCGGCACCGCCGGCGCCGGCAAGCAGGACTTCCTGCGCGGCATCGGCGTGGACGAGCCGGTCGACTACCACTCCACCGACTTCACCGAGGCGGCACGGGACGTCGACGTCGTACTGGACCCCATCGGCGGGGAGACCTCGCTCCGTTCGCTGCGGGTCCTGCGGCCCGGCGGGATCGTGGTGTCGATCGTGCCGGTCGGCTCCGACGACCTCTACCGCGAGGCCGGGCGGCTCGGCGTGCGGGCGGTCCGGATGCTCGTCGACGCCGACCACCACGGCATGCGTCGGATCGCTCGGCTCGTCGACGAGGGCGGGCTGCGCGCCACGATCGCCGGGACCTTCCCGCTGGCCGAGGCCGCCAGGGCGCACGAGGCCGGCGAAACCGGCCGGACCACGGGCAAGCTGGTCCTGCTGATGGACTGA
- a CDS encoding ferredoxin, with protein MHIEIDKDRCIGAGQCALTAPGVFTQDDDGFSDLLPGREDGAGDPMVREAARACPVSAITLSEDG; from the coding sequence ATGCACATCGAGATCGACAAGGACCGCTGCATCGGCGCCGGACAGTGCGCCCTGACCGCCCCGGGTGTGTTCACCCAGGACGACGACGGCTTCAGTGACCTGTTGCCCGGCCGGGAGGACGGCGCCGGCGACCCGATGGTCCGGGAGGCCGCCAGGGCCTGCCCTGTGAGTGCCATCACGCTGTCCGAGGACGGGTAG